A window of the Dyadobacter pollutisoli genome harbors these coding sequences:
- a CDS encoding LytR/AlgR family response regulator transcription factor, producing the protein MKQHLRAIIIDDETNAREALTNLLALICPEVEICGEAKNADLGIELISKVKPNLVFLDIQMPGKTGFDLLASFEKVDFGVIFTTAYQEYAIRAFRFSAIDYLLKPIDPEELEAAVAKFKSQVASVNPQQLQILQEHLDPARSLRLVQRTRNDNQRIALPTAEGIHFVQMTDIIQCESLGSYTKFHLVKGPAIVVSRLLKEYEEILDNYYFFRVHQSNIINLEHIKRYVKGDGGQVWMSDNTEIEVSRRRKDEFLLLLSEFYVNSGKLK; encoded by the coding sequence CGCATTGATTTGCCCCGAAGTGGAAATTTGCGGCGAGGCCAAAAACGCCGATCTCGGTATTGAGCTCATCAGCAAAGTAAAACCCAATCTGGTATTCCTTGACATTCAGATGCCCGGTAAGACGGGATTTGACTTGCTAGCATCATTTGAAAAAGTAGATTTTGGGGTCATTTTCACGACGGCTTACCAGGAGTATGCGATCCGGGCATTCCGGTTCAGCGCGATTGACTACCTGCTCAAACCCATTGATCCCGAAGAGCTGGAAGCGGCCGTCGCCAAGTTTAAATCGCAGGTGGCGAGTGTAAATCCGCAGCAATTGCAAATTTTACAGGAACACCTCGATCCCGCGCGTAGCCTGCGCCTGGTTCAGCGTACCCGGAATGACAATCAGCGCATTGCATTGCCTACTGCTGAGGGGATACATTTCGTGCAAATGACGGACATCATTCAATGTGAGTCACTAGGTTCCTATACCAAATTTCACCTGGTCAAAGGCCCGGCGATTGTCGTATCGCGGTTATTGAAAGAGTACGAAGAGATTCTGGACAATTACTATTTCTTCCGCGTTCACCAGTCCAATATCATTAACCTCGAACACATTAAAAGATATGTGAAGGGAGACGGTGGGCAGGTGTGGATGAGCGATAATACCGAAATAGAGGTCTCCCGTCGCCGCAAAGATGAATTTCTGTTGCTACTGTCGGAATTCTACGTGAATTCGGGCAAACTGAAATAA